From one Nonomuraea polychroma genomic stretch:
- a CDS encoding GH1 family beta-glucosidase has product MIFPEDFVWGAATASYQIEGAVKEDGRGQSIWDTFSHTPGKVVDGDTGDVACDHYHRYKDDIGLMRELRLGAYRFSIAWPRIQPDGAGPVNPRGLAFYDKLVDELLAAEISPYATLYHWDLPQALEDRGGWTNRDTAYRFADYAAAVHDRLGDRVHTWATLNEPWVSAYLGYGNGVHAPGRRDPAEAMRSAHHLLLGHGLAARRLRPGTVMLVVNSAPVLTPAQVGDPSAVPSEADAAAVHRIHALLTRQFLDPAVHGTYPAEVLEAAARNGGTEHIRDGDLALINAPIDLIGINYYNPCVVESGPGLPADAAWPGSEDVRFAAADAPTTAMGWPIVPDGLSRLLIRLSHDYPEVGLMVTENGAAFDDVVENGRVHDADRLAYLDGHLREVWRAVQAGADLRGYLVWSLLDNFEWAEGYRRRFGIVHVDYPTQTRVLKDSALWYRDVIARNGL; this is encoded by the coding sequence ATGATCTTTCCCGAGGACTTCGTCTGGGGAGCCGCGACGGCCTCCTATCAGATCGAGGGGGCGGTCAAGGAGGACGGGCGGGGCCAGTCGATCTGGGACACCTTCTCCCACACCCCCGGGAAGGTCGTGGACGGCGACACCGGCGACGTGGCGTGCGACCACTACCACCGCTACAAGGACGACATCGGGCTGATGCGCGAGTTGCGGCTGGGGGCCTACCGGTTCTCGATCGCGTGGCCGCGCATCCAGCCCGACGGTGCGGGGCCGGTCAACCCGCGTGGGCTGGCGTTCTACGACAAGCTCGTGGATGAGCTGCTAGCCGCCGAAATTTCGCCCTATGCCACGCTTTATCACTGGGATCTTCCCCAAGCCCTCGAAGACCGCGGTGGTTGGACAAATCGCGACACGGCCTACCGGTTCGCCGACTACGCCGCGGCCGTGCACGACCGGCTCGGCGACCGCGTCCACACCTGGGCCACGCTGAACGAGCCGTGGGTCTCGGCATACCTCGGCTACGGAAACGGCGTGCACGCGCCGGGCCGCCGCGACCCGGCCGAGGCCATGCGCTCGGCCCACCACCTGCTGCTCGGCCACGGACTGGCCGCGCGCCGGCTGCGGCCCGGGACCGTCATGCTGGTGGTCAACTCCGCGCCGGTGCTCACGCCTGCCCAGGTCGGCGACCCTTCCGCGGTGCCGAGCGAGGCGGACGCGGCCGCCGTTCACCGCATCCACGCGCTGCTGACCCGGCAGTTCCTCGACCCGGCCGTGCACGGCACGTACCCGGCCGAGGTTCTGGAGGCGGCGGCGCGCAACGGCGGGACCGAGCACATCCGGGACGGCGACCTGGCGCTGATCAACGCACCGATCGACCTGATCGGCATCAACTACTACAACCCGTGCGTCGTCGAATCAGGCCCCGGCCTGCCCGCCGACGCCGCCTGGCCGGGCTCGGAGGACGTGCGCTTCGCCGCGGCGGACGCGCCGACGACCGCCATGGGCTGGCCGATCGTCCCCGACGGCCTGTCCCGGCTGCTGATCCGGCTCTCACACGACTATCCCGAGGTCGGCCTCATGGTCACGGAGAACGGCGCGGCCTTCGACGACGTCGTGGAGAACGGCCGGGTGCACGACGCCGACCGGCTGGCGTACCTGGACGGGCACCTGCGCGAGGTGTGGCGGGCCGTCCAGGCCGGAGCGGACCTGCGCGGCTATCTGGTCTGGTCGCTGCTGGACAACTTCGAATGGGCGGAGGGCTACCGGCGGCGGTTCGGCATCGTGCACGTGGACTACCCGACGCAGACCCGGGTGCTCAAGGACAGCGCTCTCTGGTATCGCGACGTCATCGCCAGAAACGGGCTGTAG
- a CDS encoding carbohydrate ABC transporter permease, translating to MRLRYLTLIAVAFFSAFPLYYSVVVASRHNSALAQVPPPLIPGGNFFANVSRVFDTVPFGLALVNSLIVAGSISIAVMFFSTLAGFAFAKLAFRGRNIMLVITVATMMVPAQLGIIPLYMLMVKLEWTGTNYALIVPALVNAFGVFFMTQYLSRALPTELLEAGRVDGCSTWGLFWHVVLPAARPAAAVLGMLTFMSAWNDYFWPLVVLTPDNPTVQVALSTLASGYVNDYVLGLAGTAIGTLPLVAVFALFGKHIIGGIMQGAVKG from the coding sequence ATGAGGCTGCGCTATCTGACCCTGATCGCGGTGGCGTTCTTCTCGGCGTTCCCGCTCTACTACAGCGTCGTCGTGGCCTCCCGGCACAACTCGGCGCTGGCCCAGGTGCCGCCGCCGCTGATCCCCGGCGGGAACTTCTTCGCCAACGTCTCGCGGGTCTTCGACACGGTGCCGTTCGGGCTCGCGCTGGTCAACTCCCTCATCGTGGCGGGGTCGATCTCGATCGCCGTGATGTTCTTCTCGACGCTGGCGGGGTTCGCCTTCGCCAAGCTCGCGTTCCGGGGCAGGAACATCATGCTGGTCATCACGGTCGCCACCATGATGGTCCCGGCGCAGCTCGGCATCATCCCGCTCTACATGCTCATGGTGAAGCTGGAGTGGACCGGCACCAACTATGCGTTGATCGTGCCGGCGCTGGTCAACGCGTTCGGCGTGTTCTTCATGACCCAGTACCTGTCGCGCGCGCTGCCCACCGAGCTGCTGGAGGCCGGCAGGGTGGACGGGTGCTCGACGTGGGGGCTGTTCTGGCACGTCGTGTTGCCTGCCGCGCGGCCGGCGGCGGCGGTGCTCGGCATGCTGACGTTCATGTCGGCCTGGAACGACTACTTCTGGCCGCTCGTCGTCCTGACCCCGGACAACCCGACGGTCCAGGTGGCCTTGTCGACACTGGCCAGTGGGTACGTCAACGACTACGTGCTGGGCCTGGCCGGCACCGCGATCGGGACCCTGCCGCTCGTGGCCGTCTTCGCCCTCTTCGGCAAGCACATCATCGGCGGAATCATGCAAGGAGCTGTAAAGGGATGA
- a CDS encoding carbohydrate ABC transporter permease yields the protein MSTLPLAITRRRRRSVRHTLDLRVSPYAYVAPFFLLFCAFGLFPLVYTAWVSLHEWTLLSETQEFVGLGNYSTLLADAYFWNATFNTLSIGVLSTVPQLALAIWLAHLLNRRLRFQTLFRVSLLLPNVTSVVAVVVIFSQLFGRDFGMINWILSWFGVGNIDWAAGTATSHIALSVMIMWRWTGYNALIFLAAMQAVPRELYEAATLDGASNFKQLRSITIPMIRPTIVFVVIVSTIGAMQIIAEPMLFGQSSGGGGGIATGGPDRQFQTLALFVYEQGFANSTFDFGYASAASWLMFLAVVFVAGINFLITRRVKGGLV from the coding sequence ATGAGCACCCTTCCCCTCGCGATCACGCGACGGCGTAGGCGCAGCGTGCGGCACACCCTCGACCTGAGGGTGTCGCCGTACGCCTACGTGGCGCCGTTCTTCCTGCTCTTCTGCGCCTTCGGGCTGTTCCCGCTGGTCTACACGGCCTGGGTGAGCCTGCACGAGTGGACGCTGTTGTCGGAGACCCAGGAGTTCGTCGGGCTGGGCAACTACTCGACGCTGCTGGCGGACGCGTACTTCTGGAACGCCACCTTCAACACCCTCTCCATCGGCGTGCTGTCGACGGTGCCGCAGCTGGCGCTGGCCATCTGGCTGGCGCACCTGCTCAACCGGCGGCTGCGCTTCCAGACGTTGTTCCGCGTCTCGCTGCTGCTGCCGAACGTCACGAGCGTCGTGGCGGTCGTGGTGATCTTCAGCCAGCTCTTCGGCCGGGACTTCGGAATGATCAACTGGATCCTGTCCTGGTTCGGCGTCGGGAACATCGACTGGGCGGCCGGCACCGCGACCTCGCACATCGCCCTGTCGGTGATGATCATGTGGCGCTGGACCGGCTACAACGCGCTGATCTTCCTGGCCGCCATGCAGGCCGTCCCTCGCGAGCTGTACGAGGCCGCCACGCTGGACGGCGCGAGCAACTTCAAGCAGCTACGCAGCATCACGATCCCGATGATCCGCCCGACGATCGTCTTCGTCGTCATCGTCTCGACGATCGGCGCCATGCAGATCATCGCCGAGCCCATGTTGTTCGGGCAGAGCAGCGGCGGCGGGGGCGGCATCGCCACCGGCGGCCCGGACCGGCAGTTCCAGACGCTCGCGTTGTTCGTCTACGAGCAGGGCTTCGCGAACTCGACGTTCGACTTCGGCTACGCCTCGGCCGCGTCCTGGCTGATGTTCCTGGCCGTGGTGTTCGTCGCCGGGATCAACTTCCTGATCACCCGCAGGGTGAAGGGCGGGCTGGTATGA
- a CDS encoding ABC transporter substrate-binding protein translates to MTPRIRLAVPLLAAALLTAACGGGGNTATPTSAAPGEKIKLTIGLFGDFGFKPLYEEYKKTHPNIEIVENVTQFNDHHSNLVKRLATNAGAGDIEAVEVGYISTFTAQPGKFADLKQYGLDQRKADYLDWKWQQGLSKDGTQVLGLGTDVGGLAMCYRKDLFDKAGLPTDRTEVAALWPTWEQYIETGKKFAAANVAGAKFVDSPGEIFRAMVNQAPVGLYDAQDNIIVGTNPDVKKAWDLSNQLTQEGLTAKLAAFSPPWNTGFAKGSFATIICPAWMTGFIQEQAKDASGKWDIATVPGGSGNSGGSHLMVPKQSKHPKEAAELINFLTSKENQAKVFKEEGTFPSIPALYDDPSIQNFTKPFFGDAPIGKIYSEAAKALKPQHLGPKEGDVRVAIGNGLGRVEQGKQTPDEAWAQVLEDVKKIK, encoded by the coding sequence ATGACCCCTCGAATCCGGCTCGCCGTACCTCTCCTCGCCGCGGCCCTGCTCACGGCCGCGTGCGGCGGCGGAGGGAACACGGCCACCCCGACGAGCGCCGCGCCGGGCGAGAAGATCAAGCTGACCATCGGCCTCTTCGGCGACTTCGGCTTCAAGCCGCTCTATGAGGAGTACAAGAAGACCCACCCGAACATCGAGATCGTCGAGAACGTCACGCAGTTCAACGACCACCACAGCAACCTGGTCAAGCGGCTGGCCACGAACGCGGGCGCGGGGGACATCGAGGCGGTCGAGGTCGGCTACATCAGCACGTTCACCGCGCAGCCCGGCAAGTTCGCCGACCTCAAGCAGTACGGGCTCGACCAGCGCAAGGCCGACTACCTGGACTGGAAGTGGCAGCAGGGCCTGAGCAAGGACGGCACGCAGGTGCTCGGGCTCGGCACCGACGTCGGCGGCCTCGCCATGTGCTACCGCAAGGACCTGTTCGACAAGGCCGGACTGCCGACGGACCGGACCGAGGTGGCGGCGCTCTGGCCGACGTGGGAGCAGTACATCGAGACCGGCAAGAAGTTCGCCGCGGCGAACGTGGCCGGCGCGAAGTTCGTGGACTCCCCCGGTGAGATCTTCCGCGCCATGGTCAACCAGGCCCCGGTCGGCCTCTACGACGCCCAGGACAACATCATCGTGGGCACCAACCCCGACGTGAAGAAGGCCTGGGACCTGTCCAACCAGCTCACCCAGGAGGGCCTGACCGCCAAGCTCGCGGCCTTCTCGCCGCCGTGGAACACCGGTTTCGCCAAGGGCTCGTTCGCCACGATCATCTGCCCTGCCTGGATGACCGGCTTCATCCAGGAGCAGGCCAAGGACGCCTCCGGTAAGTGGGACATCGCGACCGTGCCCGGCGGCTCAGGCAACAGCGGCGGCTCGCACCTCATGGTGCCCAAGCAGAGCAAGCACCCGAAGGAGGCAGCCGAGCTGATCAACTTCCTGACCTCCAAGGAGAACCAGGCGAAGGTGTTCAAGGAGGAGGGCACGTTCCCGTCCATCCCGGCCCTCTACGACGACCCGTCGATCCAGAACTTCACCAAGCCGTTCTTCGGCGACGCCCCCATCGGCAAGATCTACTCCGAGGCCGCCAAGGCGCTCAAGCCGCAGCACCTCGGCCCCAAGGAAGGCGACGTGCGCGTGGCCATCGGCAACGGCCTCGGCCGCGTCGAGCAGGGCAAGCAGACGCCGGACGAGGCGTGGGCGCAGGTGCTCGAGGACGTCAAGAAGATCAAATGA
- a CDS encoding serine/threonine-protein kinase: MVIGDRYELDDLPLGQGGMGAVYAGHDRHLDRRVAVKLLRVPSGPEQELERRFIREARILARLEHPGAPVLYDFGTHEQRLYQVMQFIEGVTVADVVSEHGPLPVPWAAAIAAQACAVLSAAHALSICHRDLKPTNLMLCPDGSVKVLDFGLALLRDADVTTFTRIGQILGTPAYMAPEQIQHGIAEPRSDLYSLGCVLHEMLTGRQLFTGPTDYMVFEKQVKERPPAVPGIPTALSALLAQLLEKQPGDRPADANELYERLDPFAVELPMLPGFLTKAPSPGRMYARMAGRALSG; the protein is encoded by the coding sequence ATGGTCATCGGTGACCGCTATGAACTCGACGACCTCCCTCTCGGTCAAGGCGGCATGGGCGCGGTCTACGCCGGGCACGACCGTCACCTGGACCGCCGGGTCGCGGTGAAGCTGCTCAGGGTGCCCAGCGGCCCGGAGCAGGAGCTGGAGCGCCGCTTCATCCGCGAGGCCCGCATCCTGGCGAGACTGGAGCATCCCGGCGCGCCCGTACTCTACGACTTCGGCACCCATGAGCAGCGGCTCTACCAGGTGATGCAGTTCATCGAGGGCGTGACGGTGGCCGACGTGGTCAGCGAGCACGGGCCGCTGCCCGTGCCGTGGGCGGCCGCCATCGCGGCCCAGGCGTGCGCGGTGCTCTCGGCGGCGCACGCCCTGTCGATCTGCCATCGCGATCTCAAGCCGACGAACCTGATGCTCTGCCCCGACGGCAGCGTGAAGGTGCTGGACTTCGGCCTGGCCCTGCTGCGTGACGCGGACGTGACCACGTTCACGCGGATCGGGCAGATCCTGGGCACGCCGGCGTACATGGCGCCGGAGCAGATCCAGCACGGCATCGCCGAGCCGCGCAGCGATCTCTACTCGCTCGGCTGCGTCCTGCACGAGATGTTGACGGGACGCCAGCTCTTCACCGGGCCCACCGACTACATGGTCTTCGAGAAGCAGGTCAAGGAGCGTCCGCCGGCCGTCCCGGGCATTCCCACCGCGTTGAGCGCGCTGCTGGCGCAGCTGCTCGAGAAGCAGCCAGGCGACCGGCCGGCGGACGCGAACGAGCTGTACGAGCGGCTCGACCCGTTCGCCGTTGAACTCCCCATGTTGCCCGGCTTCCTGACGAAGGCCCCCAGCCCCGGCCGCATGTACGCCCGCATGGCGGGCCGCGCCCTCAGCGGCTGA
- a CDS encoding HsdM family class I SAM-dependent methyltransferase produces MWQRLKAAGDLRLGELVAQAGTLLAGQQSAPAAASGESSLSDGPSRADTAPDRLDPELAGLVMELAGQHDPLTAYEFLCERYLEAHSRQLSVTREDVAELMVRLVRTDGGTVLDPACGVGTLLLALDGTARVLGQELSETSAAITASRLRLRGVDADIVAGDSMRHDGFAGQRADAVVCDPPFNERAWGYEELTGDPRWEYGLPPRGEPELAWVQHCLTHVKPGGLVAILMPPAAASRKAGRRIRANLLRAGALRAVVALPGSDLWLLRRPAAGERPPSEVLILDATADLGSVEPAWRAYLEDRSDQSVRIIDLLADEVDMTPARHQRRGDVGRAFAEARDRFLAAAAVPPDLKILEQPLDQPATTLGDLIKEGLVTTLQAPPKMTADGGDVPVLTADDVLNGTPPSGFTTMQQGLVTIRPGDVVASYSSVRVMADGGAVLGPHLTLYRVDSRRLDPDFLAGYLRAAGGRATTGSSRFDVRRTRLPRLSLKEQKAYGEAFRQLAVLEDAIRKTSTLGQTLIRLGLDGLTDGHLHPQS; encoded by the coding sequence GTGTGGCAACGCCTGAAAGCCGCCGGCGATTTGCGGCTGGGCGAGTTGGTCGCCCAGGCCGGGACGTTGCTGGCCGGGCAGCAGAGCGCGCCGGCCGCGGCCTCCGGTGAGTCCTCCCTGAGCGACGGTCCGAGCCGGGCGGACACCGCACCGGACCGGCTCGATCCGGAGCTGGCCGGGCTGGTCATGGAGCTGGCGGGGCAGCACGACCCGCTGACCGCGTACGAGTTCCTGTGCGAGCGTTACCTCGAAGCCCACTCCCGCCAGCTGTCGGTCACCCGCGAGGACGTGGCCGAGCTGATGGTCCGGCTCGTACGCACGGACGGCGGGACGGTCCTCGACCCCGCCTGCGGGGTCGGCACGCTGCTGCTGGCCCTCGACGGGACGGCTCGGGTGCTGGGCCAGGAGCTCAGCGAGACCTCGGCCGCCATCACCGCCTCCAGGCTCCGGCTGCGTGGCGTCGACGCCGACATCGTGGCCGGCGACTCGATGCGTCACGACGGCTTCGCCGGGCAGCGGGCCGACGCGGTGGTGTGCGACCCGCCGTTCAACGAGCGGGCCTGGGGTTACGAGGAGCTGACCGGCGATCCGCGCTGGGAGTACGGCCTGCCGCCGCGCGGCGAGCCCGAGCTGGCCTGGGTGCAGCACTGCCTCACCCACGTCAAGCCGGGCGGGTTGGTGGCCATCCTCATGCCCCCGGCCGCCGCGAGCCGCAAGGCGGGCCGCCGCATCCGCGCCAACCTGCTGCGTGCCGGCGCGTTGCGTGCCGTCGTGGCGCTTCCCGGCTCGGACCTGTGGCTGCTGCGCCGCCCGGCCGCGGGCGAGCGGCCGCCGTCCGAGGTGCTCATCCTTGACGCCACCGCCGACCTGGGGAGCGTGGAGCCGGCCTGGCGGGCGTACCTGGAGGACCGTTCCGATCAGAGCGTGCGCATCATCGACCTGCTGGCCGACGAGGTCGACATGACCCCGGCCCGCCACCAGCGCCGCGGCGACGTCGGCCGGGCCTTCGCCGAGGCTCGCGACCGTTTCCTGGCGGCCGCCGCCGTGCCGCCGGATCTGAAGATCCTGGAGCAGCCGCTCGACCAGCCCGCCACCACGCTGGGCGATCTGATCAAGGAGGGCCTGGTGACCACGTTGCAGGCCCCGCCCAAGATGACCGCGGACGGCGGCGACGTCCCGGTCCTCACCGCGGACGACGTGCTCAACGGCACGCCACCCTCCGGCTTCACGACCATGCAGCAGGGCTTGGTCACGATCCGCCCCGGCGACGTGGTGGCCTCCTACTCCAGCGTGCGCGTGATGGCCGACGGCGGCGCGGTGCTGGGCCCGCACCTGACGCTCTACCGGGTGGACTCGCGCCGGCTGGATCCTGACTTCCTGGCCGGCTACCTGCGTGCCGCGGGTGGCCGGGCCACGACCGGCTCCAGCAGGTTCGACGTGCGCCGCACCCGCCTGCCGCGGTTGTCGCTCAAGGAGCAGAAGGCGTACGGCGAGGCCTTCCGCCAGCTCGCCGTGCTCGAAGACGCCATTCGCAAGACCTCGACGCTGGGGCAGACGCTCATCAGGCTTGGTCTCGACGGCCTGACGGACGGCCACCTGCACCCTCAGTCCTGA
- a CDS encoding PP2C family protein-serine/threonine phosphatase, whose amino-acid sequence MKHNIRYAAGSDVGRRREQNEDSGYASGRLLVVADGMGGHAAGELASSAAIAVMHELDATLPETGADLEAALEGAVQEAGRRLVELADIDPARRGMGTTVTAMLWDGYRFALAHLGDSRGYLLRDGALYQMTKDHTLVQSMVDEGRITEDQAAVHPRRSMVLRVLGSEGRAEPDMALREAEPDDRYLLCSDGLTTVLGPEVLHEVLTTVADPAAAVQRLIDLANEGGSPDNVTVIVADVVAPGAGDVTVYRVGAGS is encoded by the coding sequence ATGAAGCACAACATCCGCTATGCCGCCGGATCAGACGTGGGCCGCCGCAGGGAGCAGAACGAGGATTCCGGCTATGCGAGTGGCCGGTTGCTCGTGGTGGCCGACGGGATGGGCGGGCACGCGGCGGGCGAGCTGGCGAGCTCGGCCGCCATCGCGGTCATGCACGAGCTGGATGCCACGCTTCCCGAGACCGGTGCCGACCTGGAGGCGGCGCTGGAGGGCGCCGTGCAGGAGGCGGGGCGCAGGCTGGTGGAGCTGGCCGACATCGACCCGGCGCGCCGGGGGATGGGGACCACGGTGACCGCCATGTTGTGGGACGGCTACCGGTTCGCCCTGGCTCATCTCGGTGACTCCCGCGGATACCTGCTGCGCGATGGTGCTCTCTACCAGATGACCAAGGATCACACACTTGTGCAGTCGATGGTGGACGAAGGAAGGATCACGGAGGATCAAGCCGCCGTGCATCCCCGGCGCTCGATGGTGTTGCGGGTGCTCGGCAGCGAGGGCAGGGCGGAGCCCGACATGGCGCTGCGCGAGGCCGAGCCTGATGATCGCTACCTCCTCTGCTCCGACGGGCTGACGACCGTCCTCGGGCCCGAGGTCCTGCACGAGGTGCTGACCACGGTGGCAGACCCGGCGGCGGCCGTCCAGCGGCTCATCGATCTGGCCAACGAAGGCGGGTCGCCCGACAACGTGACCGTGATCGTGGCCGACGTGGTGGCGCCGGGCGCGGGGGACGTGACCGTTTATCGCGTGGGTGCAGGCTCCTGA
- a CDS encoding CHAP domain-containing protein, giving the protein METVRQELGYKEKGGQFTKFGQWYADRVQDTQYRNAPWCDMFLAWAADKAGLTQYVGEFAWTPSHAAWFIKQGAWTQRPEPGALVFFDWRGGKSYKGIDHVGVVERVDGKKIHTIEANVDRVWLKRKTRETDKVVGYGVPRLVKAGAEKADEIRSTERPFVSAPRSEPAPGSPLDVLGTPPALLAAMVLMTIVLSLRVTGRRRGTHRRLPWPWNAPTGRRAEKPAPRPTRSTSPMRDEGETHEKAPVGVAKALAGATKAQAGAPKAQPGTAKKRATATQPDRSTRSRVPAGSGNAATRHSSPTRRKPYDPT; this is encoded by the coding sequence CTGGAAACGGTACGGCAGGAACTCGGCTATAAGGAGAAGGGCGGCCAGTTCACCAAGTTCGGCCAGTGGTACGCGGATCGCGTCCAAGACACCCAGTACCGCAATGCGCCGTGGTGTGACATGTTCCTGGCCTGGGCGGCCGACAAGGCGGGCCTCACCCAATATGTCGGCGAGTTCGCCTGGACGCCGTCGCACGCCGCCTGGTTCATCAAACAGGGAGCCTGGACACAGCGTCCCGAGCCCGGCGCGCTGGTCTTCTTCGACTGGCGCGGCGGCAAAAGCTACAAAGGCATCGACCACGTCGGAGTCGTGGAGCGCGTCGACGGCAAGAAAATCCACACGATCGAGGCGAACGTCGATCGCGTCTGGCTCAAGCGCAAGACCCGGGAGACCGACAAGGTCGTCGGGTACGGTGTGCCGCGGCTGGTCAAGGCCGGTGCGGAGAAGGCCGACGAGATCCGCTCGACCGAGCGGCCCTTCGTCTCGGCGCCACGGTCGGAGCCCGCGCCCGGGTCGCCGCTGGACGTGTTAGGCACGCCGCCCGCCTTATTGGCCGCCATGGTGCTCATGACCATCGTGCTCTCCTTACGCGTCACCGGCCGCCGCCGCGGCACCCACCGCCGCCTGCCCTGGCCATGGAACGCGCCAACCGGCCGGCGCGCCGAGAAGCCGGCACCCCGCCCCACACGCTCCACGTCCCCTATGCGTGACGAGGGCGAGACCCACGAGAAGGCCCCGGTGGGCGTGGCGAAGGCGTTGGCGGGCGCGACCAAGGCGCAGGCCGGCGCCCCCAAAGCGCAACCAGGGACCGCCAAGAAACGCGCCACCGCCACGCAGCCCGACCGCTCCACCAGGAGTCGCGTCCCGGCCGGCTCCGGAAATGCGGCCACCCGGCACTCCAGCCCCACCCGGCGCAAGCCCTACGACCCCACCTGA
- a CDS encoding glucose 1-dehydrogenase, whose protein sequence is MRALTFAPGHKGTLDVQDVPDPEPGKGELLVQGLALGICGTDRELADAEYGWPPPGKERMIIGHESLGRVLEVPEGSAFSAGDLVVGVVRRPDPVPCAACARGEFDMCRNGRYTERGIKEIDGYASERWTVEAGYAVRLDPSLESVGMLMEPASIVAKAWEQIERIGSRAWFEPRKLLVTGAGPIGLLAALFGQQRGLEVHVLDRAPEGLKSRLVDDLGGTYHSASSLEAFASSKPDIIIECTGAGQLVIDAMITTSPAGIVCLCGLAPGGRTHRVDAGVINRDIVLENDVVFGTVNANQRHYRDAAAALAKADPGWLERLITRRVPLDRALDAFEPGDDVKVVIDLTS, encoded by the coding sequence ATGCGTGCGCTGACGTTTGCGCCAGGCCACAAAGGGACGCTCGACGTGCAGGACGTGCCCGACCCCGAACCCGGCAAGGGTGAGCTGCTCGTCCAAGGGCTCGCGCTGGGCATCTGCGGGACCGACAGGGAACTGGCGGACGCCGAGTACGGCTGGCCGCCGCCCGGCAAGGAACGGATGATCATCGGGCACGAGTCGCTCGGCCGGGTGCTCGAGGTGCCGGAAGGCTCGGCGTTCTCCGCCGGCGATCTGGTGGTCGGCGTGGTGCGCCGGCCCGATCCTGTGCCGTGCGCGGCGTGCGCGCGCGGCGAGTTCGACATGTGCCGCAACGGCCGCTACACCGAGCGCGGCATCAAGGAGATCGACGGGTACGCCAGCGAGCGCTGGACCGTCGAGGCCGGATACGCGGTGCGTCTGGACCCGTCGCTGGAGAGCGTCGGCATGCTGATGGAGCCGGCGTCGATCGTGGCCAAGGCGTGGGAGCAGATCGAGCGGATCGGCTCGCGGGCCTGGTTCGAACCGCGCAAGCTGCTCGTCACCGGAGCGGGGCCGATCGGGCTGCTGGCCGCGCTGTTCGGGCAGCAGCGGGGGCTGGAGGTGCACGTGCTCGACCGGGCTCCGGAAGGGCTCAAGTCGCGGCTGGTGGACGATCTGGGCGGGACGTACCACTCGGCGTCGTCACTGGAGGCCTTCGCCTCCTCCAAACCGGACATCATCATCGAGTGCACCGGTGCGGGGCAGCTCGTCATCGACGCCATGATCACCACGAGCCCGGCGGGCATCGTGTGCCTGTGCGGCCTCGCGCCCGGCGGGCGTACGCACCGGGTGGACGCGGGGGTGATCAACCGGGACATCGTGCTGGAGAACGACGTGGTCTTCGGCACCGTCAACGCCAACCAGCGTCACTACAGAGATGCGGCCGCGGCGCTGGCCAAGGCGGACCCGGGGTGGTTGGAGCGGCTCATCACGCGTCGGGTGCCGCTGGACCGCGCCCTGGACGCCTTTGAACCAGGCGACGACGTCAAGGTCGTCATCGACCTCACCTCATAG